Genomic DNA from Bosea sp. (in: a-proteobacteria):
TGCCGCCGAGGATGCCGAACACGGACTGCACGAAGAAGGGCGGCTTGACGAGTCCCCGCTCGGCGAAGTGCGCCAGCGTGTAGAGATGGCCGATGTCGTAGCACTCGATCTCGAAGCGCGTGCCATTCTCGGCGCAGGTCGTGAGGATGTTTTCGATGTCCTTGAAGGTGTTCCTGAAGATCCGGTCATGAGAGCCTTCGAGATAGGGCCGCTCCCAGTCATGCTTGAAGTCCTTGAAACGGTTCAGCATCGGGTACAGGCCGAAATTCATCGAGCCCATATTGAGCGAGGCGACCTCCGGCTTGAAAACCGCACAGGGGCCAAGCCGCTCCTCCACCGACATGGTCGGCGCGCCGCCCGTGGTGATGTTGATCACGGCCGATGAGCGCTGCTTTATGACCTTCAGGAAGGGCTCGAAAGCCTCGGGCGATTGGTCGGGCTTGCCTGTGACGGGATGGCGCGCATGAACGTGCACCAGCGCTGCCCCTGCCTCGGCGGCGCCGATCGCGGCATCCGCGATCTCGCTCGCCGTGATCGGCAGGTGAGGCGACATGGAAGGAGTGTGGATCGCGCCGGTGACGGCGCAGGTGATCATGACCTTTCGGTTTCTGGACATGGCGGGGCGTCTCCTGCTGTCAGGCCGGCTTGCGGACGGCGGCGCGTTTATGGGCCTTCAGCGCAGCGAGCCTGCCGTCGCGCCAGTTGCTCAGCCGCCTGATGCGCTGGGGCGTCTGCGGCTCCGGCCATTCGGCCATGATGGCGTCTGTCGTGGCCCGGGTGAAGGCGGGCCGGCCCTCGGACTGCTTCACCATGGCCTCGAGCGAGGCGGAATAGCGCGCGGCGTAATCGGGGATGCCGCCAGGCGCATTGAGTTCGATCGTCTCGAACGGCCCCATGAAGGACCAGCGCAGGCCGAGCCCGTCGCGGATCGTCTTGTCGAGGTCTTTGGCGGAACATACGCCATCGCCCACGATCCTGAACGCCTCCGCCAGCAGCACGGCCTGTAGCCGGTTGAGCACGAAGCCGGGGCTTTCCTTCCTGAGGATGATCGGAACCTGCCCGGCCTTGCCGTATATGCGCCTGGCTTTGGTCACCACGGCCGGTTCCGTCCATGGCGCGGGCGCCAGTTCCACGATCGGGACAAGATGGGGCGGATTGACCGGATGCGCCACAAGGCAACGGGCGCGGCCCCTGAGCCCCTCGCTGAACACCGAAGCCACGATGAAGGAGGTGGAGGAGGCGAGGATGCAGGAGGACGGCGCCAGCGCGTCCATCTCGGCAAACAAGGCCTTCTTGGCGTCGATTGTTTCGGGCCCGCTCTCTTGCGCAAGCGCTGCGCCCTTCAGCGCGTCGGCCAGGTCGGCCGCCACGCGTATGCGTTTGAGCGATGCGGCCGGATCATCAACCAGCCCGTGGCCGGCAAGCTCCTTGAGGTTGCGTCCTATGTGCGCGCGCGCAGCTTTCGCAGCGCCCGGCGCGGCGTCGTGCATGGCGACATCGAAGCCGTGGCTGGCGAAGATGGTGGCCCAGGCGCGGCCGATCAGGCCCGTGCCGATGATAGCGATGTTCGTCATGCGCCAGCGCTCCCGCGAGGGTCAAGTCTCACAGCCACAGCACTTTCCTCCTGAGGTCGAGATCACGCGAGAGCACGTCGGACGGACCAACGTGCTGCACCGCGCCGCGCTCCAGCACGACTGCCCGGTCGGACAGCGCCAGCGCGAGATCAAGGTGATGATCGACGATGACGATCGCGATCTCGTGGCGCAGCTTGTCGAAGGCCTCGAACAATTCCTCCACGATGGAGGGGGCGAGGCCCTCGAAAGGCTCGTCCAGCAGCAGCACCCGAGTGTCGCCCGAGAGCGCCCGCGCCACGGCCACCATCTGCTGCTCGCCGCCCGAGAGATAGTCGGCCGGAGACGACCAGCGCTCCTTGATGCGCGGGAAGAAGGCGAAGATCTTGTCCTCCTCCCAGTGCGAGCCGGCGCCGGTGATGCGCTTTAGACGGCCAAGCTCCATGTTTTCCTTGACTGACATGCCAGCGAACAGCCCGCGCCCCTGCGGCACGTAGGAGATGCCCCGCCGGGTGATCAGCGATGAGGGCTTGCCGGCCAGCTCCTCGCCTTCGAGGATGATGGAGCCCTTGGCGGGAGGCGCCACGCCCACCACGGTCTTGAGCAAGGTCGATTTGCCGGCGCCGTTGCGGCCGAGCAGGGCCACGATCTCGTTGCGCCGCACCTCGAAGGTGACATCGCGCAGGATGTGGCTCTTGCCGTAGAAGGTGTCCACCCCGGATAGGGTCAGCGTCGGTTCAGGCCGAGCGGCGCTGGCGCGATGCTTGCCGGCCAGCGCATGCGAGCCCGACCCGATATAGACCTCCTGCACCTTTGCGGAGGAGCGCGCGTTCTCGACGTCGCCGTCGACGAGCACCTGGCCCTCGTTCATCACCGTGACATTGTCGGCGATCTGGAAGACCCGGTCGATGTCGTGCTCCACCAGGAGCACCGGCATGTCCCGCGAGATCGACTTGATGAGCAGGCCGACCCGCTCGCGCTCGGCCGCAGCCAGACCGGCCAGCGGCTCATCCAGCAGCAGAACCCTCGGCCTTGTCGCCAGCGCCAGGCTCATGTCCAGCAGGCGCTGGCCGCCATAGCTGAGCGATCCGGCCTCGGCCGCTTCGACGCCGGACAGGCCCATTGTCTGGATCACGCCAGCGGTCTGCCTGTTGACCTCGTCCAGCGCAGGCGCAGGCGTCCAGGGGTTGAAGGCCTGCGGACTGCGCGCCTGCACCGCGAGGCGCACATTCTCGGCGATGCTGAGGGTGGGGAACAGGTTGGTGATCTGGAATGAACGGCCAATGCCCGCCCGCGTGATCGCCTCCGGCGAAAGCCCGCCAATGGGCCTGCCCGCCAGCGTGACCGTTCCGCGATCAGGCGTGAACATGCCGGAGATCAGGTTGAAGGCCGTTGTCTTGCCCGCGCCATTCGGCCCGATCAGGGCGTGGAGCGTGCGGTCGCGCATGCGGATGTCCACGCCCTGCACTGCCTTGATGCCGCCGAACGACTTGGCGATGCCCTCGGCCGTCAGCACATGGCCATCGCCAAGCGGCGGGTGCTTGAGGAAGTCCGGCAAGGTGGCGTCGCCGGCCTTGCGCGCCGACATGGCGGCATCGAGCACGGGCGCCGCTCGGAAGGGCTTCAGCAACTGCTGCGCCACACCCACGAGGCCGGTGGGCGAGAACACGATGAAGCAGACGAAGAGCAGCCCGAACCAGAGCAGCCAGTTCTCCGTGACGCTGGAGAGATAATCGCGGAAGATCACGAAGAACAGCGCGCCCAGCGCCGGCCCCAGGAAGGAGCGCATGCCCCCGATCACGACCATCGCCAGCAATTCGCCGGAGAAGGCGACGGAGATGGGCTCGGCCGAGGTCATGCGATTGTTGAACAGCAGCAGCGTGCCGGCCAGCCCGGTGATCGTGGCGGACACGGCGAAGGCGACCAGCTTGTAGCGGTCGGTGGCGTAGCCGATGAAGCGCGCGCGCTGCTCGTTCTCGCGGATGGCGACCAGCACCGAGCCGACAGGCGAGCGGTGGAAGCGCCAAAGCACGTAGATCACGCAAAAGGCGATGCTGGCCACCAGCGCATAGAAGGGCGGCGCCACATCGAAGCTGATGCCCGCGATGACCGGGCGGGTGATGCCGCCGAGCCCGTCCTCGCCCCCTGTCACAGCCGTCCAGCGGAAGGCGATGGCGTAGAACATTGCAGCGAGCGCGAGCGTCAGCAGCGAAAAATAGACGCCCTTGCGCCTGAGGATCAGCGCGCCGAACAGCGTCGAGACGATGGCCACCAGCGCCACCGCTGCGAGGATGGGCAGCAGGAAATGGCCGGGCAGCCATTCGCGCTGGATCAGCCCGGCCGTGTAGGCGGCAAGCCCGAACCAGGCGCCGTGGCCGAAGGAGACCAGGCCCGTATGGCCGACAAGGATGTTCAGCGCCATGCAGGCCATGGCGAAGATCACGACCTCTGTGGCGGAGGTGACGCCAAGCCCGATGAAGCGCATCAGGAAGGGCAGCGCGATCAGGGCAGCGGCCGCCATGATCAGCGGAAGCCGGTCCCGCAGCGCGGAAGAGGTGAGGGCAAACGTCATGCTGGCCTCACTCGAAGCGCTGGATGCGCTCGCCGAACAGGCCGCGCGGCCTGAACAGCAAGACCAGAAGCATCATCAGATAGATGACGGCGGTGGACCATTGCGGGTAGCCCAGCCCGATGGTCGCGCCCTTGACGAGCCCGACCAGAAGCGCCGCGGCGACCACGCCCCAGAAGGAGCCGAGCCCGCCGATCACCACCACGACGAAGGCGGGCGTGATGATCTCCTGCCCCATGGCGGGATGGATGGAGTAGATCGGCGCCAGCAGCACGCCGGCCAGTCCGGCAAGGCCGATGCCGATGCCGGCCACCGTCATCATGTAGGGCGAGAGCGAGATGCCGAGCGCGCCGACCATGTCGGGGTTCTGCACGCCCGCCTTCACCACGCGGCCGAAAGCGGTGCGGTTCAGCAAGAGCCACAGGCCCGCGACGCAGCAGGCTGCAATCACGATCAGCGTGGCCCGATAACGCGAATAGATGAAGTCGCCCATGATGATCTGGCCCCTGAGCCAGGGCGGGATCGAATAGGACAGCGGCGGCGCGCCGAAGATCATGCGCAGCGTCTGCTCCGCCACGAGCGCCAGCCCGAAGGTCAACAGCAGCGACAAAATGGGGTCAGCCCTGTAGAAGCGCTGGAACAGCACCCGCTCGAACGCCACGCCGAGCAGCGCGACCAGGATCGGCGAGATCATCAGCGCCCCGCCGAACCCGACATGTGGCCCCAGCGTCACGGTCAGATACGCGCCAATCGCATAGAAGGCGCCGTGGGCAAGATTCACGATCCCGCCGAGCGAAAAGATCATCGACAGTCCGAGCGCGATCAACAGGTAGTAGACCCCGTCGAGCAGGCCGTTGGCGAGATGCTGGAGGAACAAGGTGGACAAGGGCGGCTGGCCTCATCTGCGGCCGCTCACCGCGCCCTGAGGCGTGGCGGAGGCGCGGCTGTCGAGAACTCGCCTGCCTGAACGGACGGGCAGGCGAGTGTGAATGAACCGCGCAGGCAGGTCGACGCCTTCACGGGCTGGAGACGGCATGTCGCCGGGCTCCGACCCTTCTCCCGCATGAGGAGAGGGGGAACACCCAGCCTGAGCGCCAAAGGCTCAGGCGGCGAACTTGCACTCGTTCTCTTCGGCCGTGGCGGCGATGACCTCGAGGCTCTCGCCCGGTCCTGGAACCGGAGCGGACGACGAGAAGATGTCCCACTGGTTCCTGGAAGCGGCACCCAGCGCCTGCACGGTGTACATCTCGTGCATCATCTGGTGGTCGGAGGCGCGGAAGTAGCCCTCGCGGGTCTTCATCACGTCGAATTTGGCGCCCTTTTCCCAATGCTCGATCATCTTGGTCGAGTCGGTGGTCTTCAACTCATTCATGGTCTGGGCGAAGATCTTCACGGCGAGGTAGTCGCCCCAGGCCTGGTTCTCCGGCGGCTTGCGATACTTGGCCGTGAAGGCCTGCACGAACTTCTTGCTGTTTGGCGTGTCGATCAGGTGGTGCCAGACAACCGGCCAGGTGCCGCCAAAATTGTCCTTGCCCGCCGCCCAGGCCAGCGCCGTATCGAAGCCGAAGCCCGCGACCTTGAACTGCAGCCCGAACTCCGAATACTGCTTGAGGAAGTTGGTGATCTGGTTTCCGGCGAGGTTGCAGACCACGAGGTCGGGCCGGGCGTTGCGGATTTCCAGCAGCATCGCCGAGAAGTCGGTCAGGTCTGTCGGCACCAGCTTGTCCGCGACGAACTGGCCGCCATTGCCTTCCATGAAGCGCTTGGCGACCTTGAGCAGATCATGCCCGAAAGCATAGTCGGCCGTCAGCGAGAACCACTTCTTGCCGTTCACCAGACCCTGCTGCATCAGCGAGCGCCCGCAGGACTTCACATACATCGAGTTCTGGCTCTCGACGTGGAACATGAACTTGTTGCAGTTCGGCCCGCGCAGCGCGTCCGAATTGCCGCCGGTATTGATGTAGAGCGTCTTGGTCCGCTGTGCGACCTGCGCGATCGCGAGGCAGGAGGCGGATGAGATCTCGCCGATGATGGCTGCGACCTTGTCGCGCTCGACCATCCGCTCGGCCTTGGTCGAGGCCGTCTGCGGATTGACCGAGTCTTCCTTGAGGATCTCGAGCCTGCGCCCCATCACGCCGCCAGCGGCGTTGATCTCCTCGACGGCGAGGTCCGCCGCCTGGACCGCGAATTCGCCAAGCGGGCCGAGAAAGCCGGTCCGCGGCGTCAGGTGGCCAAAGCGCAGCATATCGGGCGTCTGCGCGGTGATGATCGAAGGCCTGGCGATGATGGCCGCTGCTGCGGCGCCGCCGAGCAAGGTGCGGCGCGAGAGTGCGAGCTTGGACGATACATTCATGTCGGACATCGGGTTCCTCCTGGGTTTTCCATCCCTTGGCCCCGCCGTCGGCCCGGATTGTCCGGATCCCGCGAGGCTCATCTCGAAACGGCGGCGTCTCACCGCTTGCCGTGATCTGTGATCACAGTTAGGCTAATGCAAATCGCTGCACTGTCCAGCGGAAAAACTCCATGAGGCGGCGGGTCAGGGAGAGCGGGGCGCATGTCGGCGATCGAAGCCATATCGACCGCGGCCCCGCTCGAGCGGCAGACGCTGGGCGACCAGGTTTACGCGCATATCCGCCGGCTGCTGATCTCGGGCCGGCTGGCGCCGGGCGACAGGCTGTCCCTTCGTCAGGTCGCAGATGTCATGGGCGTGTCGATGATGCCGGTGCGCGAGGCGGTCAGCCGCCTCGTCGCGGACGAGGCGGTGGAAGTGACGCCCAATCGCGCCCTGCGCGTGCCTGTCATCAGCCGGCGGCAGTTCGAGGAACTGGCCATCATCCGCTCGGAGATCGAGGGCTTTGCGGCCGCGCGCGCGGCGCTGCTGCGTGGCGGCCCTCACTGGCCCGCAATCGTCGCCAGCGAACGCCGCTTCCGCGAACTGGCGCGCTCTGCCGATCCTGACCTCGCCGATGTGGTCGAGGCCAACCAGACCTTCCATTTCGCCGTCTACGAGGCCTCGGGCCTGCCCGATCTTGTTGGGATCATCGGCGGGCTCTGGCTCAAGGTCGGGCCTGTCATCAATCTCGATCTGCGCGAGAATCCCGAACGGCTGGCCACGGGCTCGGCGGCGCCCCTGCATGCCGCCTGCGTCGAGGCCATCGCCGCTGGCAATGCCGCCGGAGCGAGGGCGGCGGTCGCGGCCGATATCGGCGGCGCCGCCGAGTTCATCCTGTCTCGCCGCAGGTTGCCCGAATGAGCCGTGCCGCTCGGCCGCACCACGGGCATCGCCGGCCGCTGGCCCGGCTGCGGGCGGCGTTCACTGATCGCAAGATCACTGATTGCAATATCACTGATTGCAAGGAAGGAACCGTCCGATGGACATGGGATTGAAGGGCGCACGCGTTCTGGTGACGGCAGGCGCGGCAGGCATCGGGCTCGAGATCGCGAGATCGTTCATCCGCGAAGGCGCGAGGGTCCATGTCTGCGATGTCGACGGCGAGGCTCTGGCGGCGCTGTCGTCGAGCGATCCGGCCGTGACGGCAAGCCTCTGCGATGTCGCGGACCGCAATCAGGTGGCGGCGCTGTTCGAGGCGGCGCCAGGGGCCCTGGGCGGCCTCGACGTGCTGGTCAACAATGCCGGCATCGCCGGGCCGACGGGGCGCATCGAGGAGATCAATCCGGAGGATTGGGACCGTTGCATCCAGGTCTGCCTGACCTCGCAATTCAATTGCGCGCGCCTTGCCATTCCCCACCTGCGCAGAAGCGCGAACCCCTCGATCGTCAATCTGTCTTCTGCGGCGGGCAAGCTGGGCTTTCCGTTGCGCAGCCCCTATTCCGCGGCGAAATGGGGCGTCATCGGCTTCACCAAGACTTTGGCCGCCGAACTGGGCCCCGAGGGCATACGCTGCAACGCCATTCTGCCGGGCATCGTCTCGGGCGACCGCATCCGCCGCGTTTTCGAAGCCAAGGCGCAGCAGCGCGGCGTTTCCTTCGCCGAGCTCGAAACGACGATGCTGCAATACACGTCGATGAAGTCCTATGTGACGCCGCAGCAGATCGCCGACCAGATCGTCTTCATCGCCTCCGAGCGTGGCCGCACCATTTCGGGCCAGGCCATCTCCGTCTGCGCGGACACCCGGATGCTGGACTAGCCCTTCCTGTTCATGAGTGCCCCAACGGCGCGATACACCAGTGGAGGAAGGATCCACCCAGGGAGTTGTCGGTAGACCTTGGTAGCTGACGAGCGGCTTGATCGGCTATTCGACGGTGCGCGACTACGTGCGCCGGACGAAGACGAGGCGGCGGGAGGTGTTTGTTCCACTGGCCCATCCGCCGGGACACGCGCAGATCGACTTTGGCGAGGCGTTAGGCATCATCGGCGGCCAGCGGCTGAAGCTGCACGTGTTCTGCTGCCACCTGCCGCACTCGGATGGGTTCTACCTGAAGGCCTGCCGGACCGAGACGCAGGAGGCTCTGCTTGACGGGATTGCCTCAGCATTCGGCTTCTTTCGGGAACGGCGCCTTGAGGTTCCTGAAACGGCGATTTTGGCGTCTTGAGGCCCCAGGTCTTGAATCGTCAGGGTTTTTCTGTTAGGCGTCTCAAGGTGCCAAAATTTCCTCTTATGGAGCCTTGAGGTGCCATGTCTGCCCGCAACCCCTTGCTAGCCGCACCACCCTATGAGGTCGAGCAGGCGCTGAAGACTCTCGGCGCGAATATCCGCACGGCGCGGCTGCGGCGCAACCTCTCCATTGCCGAGGTCGCAGCCAGGATCGGCGTCGACCGGCATGTGATCGGCGATGCAGAACGCGGCAAGCTGTCCACCGGGATCGCCATCTATGCCGGGCTGCTCTGGGCCATGGGGCTGGCCGATCAGCTGGGCCGTGTCGCCGATCCACTCAGCGACGAGGAGGGCCTGACGCTTGCCAAGGCGCAGGGCCGCGAAAAGGCCGGTGGCCGGAAGGCGCTCGACAATGATTTCTGACGCATCGGCCCCGAAAGTGGCGCCCGGTTTCGGGAGCAAGCCGATGCGCAAGGCAACGCCAACAGGGGCGGAGGAGTGCTTCGTCTATCTGACCCTGCCGGGTGAGATCGAGGCGGTCACCGCCGGGCGCTATGTGCGCGAGACGAACCGGC
This window encodes:
- a CDS encoding 3-hydroxyacyl-CoA dehydrogenase; amino-acid sequence: MTNIAIIGTGLIGRAWATIFASHGFDVAMHDAAPGAAKAARAHIGRNLKELAGHGLVDDPAASLKRIRVAADLADALKGAALAQESGPETIDAKKALFAEMDALAPSSCILASSTSFIVASVFSEGLRGRARCLVAHPVNPPHLVPIVELAPAPWTEPAVVTKARRIYGKAGQVPIILRKESPGFVLNRLQAVLLAEAFRIVGDGVCSAKDLDKTIRDGLGLRWSFMGPFETIELNAPGGIPDYAARYSASLEAMVKQSEGRPAFTRATTDAIMAEWPEPQTPQRIRRLSNWRDGRLAALKAHKRAAVRKPA
- a CDS encoding SDR family oxidoreductase, translating into MDMGLKGARVLVTAGAAGIGLEIARSFIREGARVHVCDVDGEALAALSSSDPAVTASLCDVADRNQVAALFEAAPGALGGLDVLVNNAGIAGPTGRIEEINPEDWDRCIQVCLTSQFNCARLAIPHLRRSANPSIVNLSSAAGKLGFPLRSPYSAAKWGVIGFTKTLAAELGPEGIRCNAILPGIVSGDRIRRVFEAKAQQRGVSFAELETTMLQYTSMKSYVTPQQIADQIVFIASERGRTISGQAISVCADTRMLD
- a CDS encoding ATP-binding cassette domain-containing protein produces the protein MTFALTSSALRDRLPLIMAAAALIALPFLMRFIGLGVTSATEVVIFAMACMALNILVGHTGLVSFGHGAWFGLAAYTAGLIQREWLPGHFLLPILAAVALVAIVSTLFGALILRRKGVYFSLLTLALAAMFYAIAFRWTAVTGGEDGLGGITRPVIAGISFDVAPPFYALVASIAFCVIYVLWRFHRSPVGSVLVAIRENEQRARFIGYATDRYKLVAFAVSATITGLAGTLLLFNNRMTSAEPISVAFSGELLAMVVIGGMRSFLGPALGALFFVIFRDYLSSVTENWLLWFGLLFVCFIVFSPTGLVGVAQQLLKPFRAAPVLDAAMSARKAGDATLPDFLKHPPLGDGHVLTAEGIAKSFGGIKAVQGVDIRMRDRTLHALIGPNGAGKTTAFNLISGMFTPDRGTVTLAGRPIGGLSPEAITRAGIGRSFQITNLFPTLSIAENVRLAVQARSPQAFNPWTPAPALDEVNRQTAGVIQTMGLSGVEAAEAGSLSYGGQRLLDMSLALATRPRVLLLDEPLAGLAAAERERVGLLIKSISRDMPVLLVEHDIDRVFQIADNVTVMNEGQVLVDGDVENARSSAKVQEVYIGSGSHALAGKHRASAARPEPTLTLSGVDTFYGKSHILRDVTFEVRRNEIVALLGRNGAGKSTLLKTVVGVAPPAKGSIILEGEELAGKPSSLITRRGISYVPQGRGLFAGMSVKENMELGRLKRITGAGSHWEEDKIFAFFPRIKERWSSPADYLSGGEQQMVAVARALSGDTRVLLLDEPFEGLAPSIVEELFEAFDKLRHEIAIVIVDHHLDLALALSDRAVVLERGAVQHVGPSDVLSRDLDLRRKVLWL
- a CDS encoding branched-chain amino acid ABC transporter permease, which gives rise to MSTLFLQHLANGLLDGVYYLLIALGLSMIFSLGGIVNLAHGAFYAIGAYLTVTLGPHVGFGGALMISPILVALLGVAFERVLFQRFYRADPILSLLLTFGLALVAEQTLRMIFGAPPLSYSIPPWLRGQIIMGDFIYSRYRATLIVIAACCVAGLWLLLNRTAFGRVVKAGVQNPDMVGALGISLSPYMMTVAGIGIGLAGLAGVLLAPIYSIHPAMGQEIITPAFVVVVIGGLGSFWGVVAAALLVGLVKGATIGLGYPQWSTAVIYLMMLLVLLFRPRGLFGERIQRFE
- a CDS encoding 3-keto-5-aminohexanoate cleavage protein, producing the protein MSRNRKVMITCAVTGAIHTPSMSPHLPITASEIADAAIGAAEAGAALVHVHARHPVTGKPDQSPEAFEPFLKVIKQRSSAVINITTGGAPTMSVEERLGPCAVFKPEVASLNMGSMNFGLYPMLNRFKDFKHDWERPYLEGSHDRIFRNTFKDIENILTTCAENGTRFEIECYDIGHLYTLAHFAERGLVKPPFFVQSVFGILGGIGPHPEDVSHMKRTADRLFGSDYQWSVLGAGRHQLAIAAQAVAMGGNLRVGLEDSLWLGPGQLAKSNADQVRAARQIVEAMGLEIATPDDARAMLQLKGADKVSF
- a CDS encoding transposase, translated to MIGYSTVRDYVRRTKTRRREVFVPLAHPPGHAQIDFGEALGIIGGQRLKLHVFCCHLPHSDGFYLKACRTETQEALLDGIASAFGFFRERRLEVPETAILAS
- a CDS encoding helix-turn-helix transcriptional regulator, with protein sequence MSARNPLLAAPPYEVEQALKTLGANIRTARLRRNLSIAEVAARIGVDRHVIGDAERGKLSTGIAIYAGLLWAMGLADQLGRVADPLSDEEGLTLAKAQGREKAGGRKALDNDF
- a CDS encoding GntR family transcriptional regulator, whose translation is MSAIEAISTAAPLERQTLGDQVYAHIRRLLISGRLAPGDRLSLRQVADVMGVSMMPVREAVSRLVADEAVEVTPNRALRVPVISRRQFEELAIIRSEIEGFAAARAALLRGGPHWPAIVASERRFRELARSADPDLADVVEANQTFHFAVYEASGLPDLVGIIGGLWLKVGPVINLDLRENPERLATGSAAPLHAACVEAIAAGNAAGARAAVAADIGGAAEFILSRRRLPE
- a CDS encoding ABC transporter substrate-binding protein, whose translation is MNVSSKLALSRRTLLGGAAAAAIIARPSIITAQTPDMLRFGHLTPRTGFLGPLGEFAVQAADLAVEEINAAGGVMGRRLEILKEDSVNPQTASTKAERMVERDKVAAIIGEISSASCLAIAQVAQRTKTLYINTGGNSDALRGPNCNKFMFHVESQNSMYVKSCGRSLMQQGLVNGKKWFSLTADYAFGHDLLKVAKRFMEGNGGQFVADKLVPTDLTDFSAMLLEIRNARPDLVVCNLAGNQITNFLKQYSEFGLQFKVAGFGFDTALAWAAGKDNFGGTWPVVWHHLIDTPNSKKFVQAFTAKYRKPPENQAWGDYLAVKIFAQTMNELKTTDSTKMIEHWEKGAKFDVMKTREGYFRASDHQMMHEMYTVQALGAASRNQWDIFSSSAPVPGPGESLEVIAATAEENECKFAA